From Bacteroidota bacterium:
TGCGCCGGGGGTCACCGCTCCTGAGCGTGAAATTCTACAGCCAGTCGTGGCAGCGTCAGCCACGTCGGAGTCTGATCCCTTAGAGGTCGAAAAGGCAAAGGATACCGTGCTGGAGACGACGCCCTCTCCGCTGCCTGAAGAGGCGACGGCGGCTTCTAGCGCAATGGATGCCGAGCCTGAGACTAGCGATGCCCTACGCTTCGGTGCCGAGGCACCGCCGACGGAACAGGCGGGCCAGGAGGAGGAGCCGCTCCGAAGCATGCCGCATCGCCAGCACGCGTCTCTAGAGGCGGCGGCCAACGCACTCATGCTGTTCGATCCGTTCGACGAGGAGCCTGCCGGCGCGGATGATGAGCCGACCTACATAGACATGAGGCTTGGCAGCACCGACGTAAAGCCTACCAACACCGACGACAGGCCCGCAGTCGAGGACGAGCAGCGTGTAGATACCAAAGAAGACTTCCATGGCCCTTCAGTCGCAATCGATAGCGATGTAGAGCAGGTGGCTACAGGGAGGCCATACGCGCGCACGGAGGTCACGCTGCCTGTCGGTGTGAAGCTGCCCTATTCAGAGCATCCGCCTCGCAAAGTGGCTACGCCGATAGCCCGCACGACGGACCTGGCGCTCGACACCGCGCTCGACGCGTTTGCTGGTGTGGAGGTAGAGCCGCCGGTCGCCGAGCCACCGGTGGCTGAGGAGACCGACACCGAGGACGCAACACCGCGCCCCCGCGTGCTGGTGGTGGAAGACAACCCAGAGACCCGGCTCCTGCTCGAACGTCTCATCTCCCGCGAGTTCGACGTGGTGGCCGTCGACTCGCCGCGCGCCACGCTGGATGCGCTCACGCGCTATCCCTTCGATGCCCTCGTGCTCGACATCAACCTCGGCGGGCGCGAGACGGGCATCGACGTGCTGCGTATTGCGCGATCCCTCGACGGCTATGCAGACGCGTTCGCCATGGCCGTGACGGCCTACGGCGACGAGGTCGACCGCGACCGCTTCCTCACGGCAGGCTTCCAGGCCTACATTCAGAAGCCGTTTGAACCGCACCGCATCTTGGAACCGCTCCGCGCAGCCATCGCAGCGAAGCGAGGCGCCGCCTGAACCGGCTGAGTCCTAGTCGCGCACGCCGAAGATCGAATCCACGTCCAGCGTTTCGAGCGGCTGGCCGTCCACATGGACGGGCACGTGGTGGGCCTCGGCGTACTCGACGATGCGGTGGCTCAGCGTGGCAAAGGCGGGGTAGGAGTGGGGAATCTTCAGCACGGTCGGGAGCGGCTTCTCGCTAGGTTCGCCGACCAGCAGCAGCCCTTCGGCGTCCAGTTCCACACGAGCCACGTTGGTCCAATCGAGCTCCAGCGTGCGCCGCGCGAAGTCATAGCCGATGACGTGCTGCATCGAGAGCTTGACGCACCACACGACGCAGCGCTGATGCAGGTAGTCCAGCGCAGCCCACCCGAGGGCCGCGGCCAAGACTGCTGCCATGAGGCCAGCCCACACCAGGCCGTGGTCGAAGTGGAGCACGACGAGGGGCGCAAACGAGACCACGGCGCCCGCCAGCAGCGACGTGCCGATGGTCAGCTGGCCCACACGCTCGCGGGTTTGCACGAGTGCCTGCTCGTTGTCGAAGACCTCGTACCAGTCCGGCATGGCGGGGGCGGCTGAGTGGGTAGGCGGCTGCGGTGAACGTGCGGAGTTCAGTAGGTAGGCCTGGCTTCCTGAAAGGTTCACCCCGGCGCCGATTTTGTCCCCTCGCTTGCGGGGGCCCAGGTGCTCAGCCAGCCAGCGCTCAGGCAGCTAGCGCGCGGTCCACGGCTTGCAGGGCGTCGCAGGCCAGGACCACATCGGCGTCGCTCAGGTCCCGGTGGAACGTGGCGCGGATGGTGCGCGGGCCGAACGCTACCATGTGGACATCGCGCGCCTCCAGCTTTGCCAAGACAGTCGCAGCGTCGCAGGGCACCGTGTCGAAGAGGACGATGTTCGTCTCGACAGTCGCCAGGTCGATGTCGAAGCTGGGGAGGGCGGCTACCGTTTCAGCCAGGCGCAGCGCACGGGCATGGTCGAGCGCGAGGTCCCCGAGGTGATGGTCGAGTGCGTGGAGCCCGGCCGCGGCGAGGAGGCCGATCTGCCGCATGCCGCCGCCGAGCCGCTTGCGGATCCGCCGCGCCTCACGAATAGCGGCGGCGCTGCCTGCCAGCACCGACCCGACCGGCGCGCCTAGCCCTTTCGAGAGGCACACATTGACCGTGTCGAAGGGCGCGGCCCAAGTCGCCGCAGCGATGCCGGTCGCAGCGACGGCGTTCCACAGCCGGGCGCCGTCGAGGTGCAGGGCGAGGTCGTGTCCGCGTGCCGTCTGTGCCGTGGCACGGAGTAGATCGAGCGGGAAGACGCGGCCGCCGGCTTTGTTGACCGTGTTTTCGAGACAGAGCAGGGTGGTGCGCGGCTCCCAGTCGTAGGTGCCGCGCACCGCCGCCGTCACGTCGTCCGGTGCCACGTAGCCGCGCGCGTCGCCGACGGGCTTGAGCTGTACGCCGGAAAGCGCGGCGGGCGCTCCGGACTCATAGTGGTAGATGTGGCCGCGTTCCGCCACGATCACCTCGTCGGCCGGACGCGTGTGGAGGTGCAGCGCGATCTGGTTGCCCATCACGCCCGACGGAACGAACACAGCCGCCTCTTTGTCCAGCAGCGCGGCTATGCGTGCTTCCAAGCGTGCCCCAGTCGGGTCCTCGCCAAACACGTCGTCGCCGACCTCGGCGGTGGCCATCGCCTCCCGCATCGCGGGCGTAGGCTTCGTCACGGTGTCACTGCGCAGGTCGATCATGAGGAGGGCATGCTGGTGTGCTTCAGGCTTCCTAGTACCCCAGCTGCCACATGCGGCGGAGGATGAACTGCGCCGTCCGGTCGGCCGCGTGAGGCTGGCGCGTCTGCGGTGCTGGGATGATAGCAGCCAGGCGCGCGGCCTGGTTGCGCGAGAGTTGCGCCGCCGTCAAGCCGTAGTGCACCTGCGCAGCAGCCTCCGCGCCGAACACCCCGTCGGGGCCCCACTCGATGCTGTTGAGGTAGAGTTCCAGGATGCGCTCTTTGGGCAGCAGCAGTTCGATGACCACGGCGAGCGGCACCTCGGCCGCCTTGCGGAGCCACGACCGATCCGTGGTGAGGAATAGGTTCTTCGCGAGCTGCTGGGTGATCGTCGAGGCCCCCCGCAGGTGTTCGCCGCGCGCGGCTTCCTCGCGGGCCTTGCCGATTTCCACCCAGTCGAAGCCGTGGTGCTGGTAGAACCGCGCGTCCTCCGACGCCACGACGGCACGCTCCAACTGATCCGAGATTTCCGCGAGCGGGACGATGGCGCGGCGGTAGTCGTAGTCCCCGTCACTGCCCCACGACTCCACCCACCGCTCGACGTGCACGGTCGTGAATGGCGGATCGATGACGCGGTAGGCGGCGATGAGGAGCGTGCAGCCGAGGAAGTAGCCCGCGACGAGCCACACCACCAGGCGGACGCTGCGTCCGAGCCAGCGCCGGAGCGGCGAAGCAGAGCGAG
This genomic window contains:
- a CDS encoding GntG family PLP-dependent aldolase: MIDLRSDTVTKPTPAMREAMATAEVGDDVFGEDPTGARLEARIAALLDKEAAVFVPSGVMGNQIALHLHTRPADEVIVAERGHIYHYESGAPAALSGVQLKPVGDARGYVAPDDVTAAVRGTYDWEPRTTLLCLENTVNKAGGRVFPLDLLRATAQTARGHDLALHLDGARLWNAVAATGIAAATWAAPFDTVNVCLSKGLGAPVGSVLAGSAAAIREARRIRKRLGGGMRQIGLLAAAGLHALDHHLGDLALDHARALRLAETVAALPSFDIDLATVETNIVLFDTVPCDAATVLAKLEARDVHMVAFGPRTIRATFHRDLSDADVVLACDALQAVDRALAA
- the mtgA gene encoding monofunctional biosynthetic peptidoglycan transglycosylase, which codes for MPDAAAPRSASPLRRWLGRSVRLVVWLVAGYFLGCTLLIAAYRVIDPPFTTVHVERWVESWGSDGDYDYRRAIVPLAEISDQLERAVVASEDARFYQHHGFDWVEIGKAREEAARGEHLRGASTITQQLAKNLFLTTDRSWLRKAAEVPLAVVIELLLPKERILELYLNSIEWGPDGVFGAEAAAQVHYGLTAAQLSRNQAARLAAIIPAPQTRQPHAADRTAQFILRRMWQLGY